In Pseudobdellovibrionaceae bacterium, the following proteins share a genomic window:
- a CDS encoding chloride channel protein, with translation MRKIDDLKQQYKDLKRHAEDLKNQINEIRHGHIHIPSLNIDYDVPDEIRSTHHWLNRIYIWVGASLLGVAAIVFATLSDEAAGIFYRLYERYNWAPFVVTPLGLVGLRYLVTRYFPAAEGSGIPQVIAALQPDCANADKILNFKQGVGKIVGTVMGLLCGASIGREGPTVQLGAIILKSFGRYLRAPVLYSPRSLILAGGAAGVSAAFNTPIAGIVFAIEELGRSFYEKETSVLLMAIVVSGLTALSISGQYFYFGVAAASLSGFGLLYAAPVGLVGGALGGLFSLAVVRGTAKMSSLAGRKAWIWTLVLAVLIAAIGFFTDGSTFGTGYEEARHLLGHPSGFSVFPFAKILATLLSYFLGIPGGIFSPTLSIGAGIGSIMAHLFDTPFYQAFVLLGMVSFFAGVIRSPITAVIIVSEMTHNHSLLFPLLLASLASYGTSMLIQRESLYMALARRYL, from the coding sequence ATGAGAAAGATTGACGATTTAAAGCAGCAGTATAAGGACCTCAAGCGCCACGCCGAAGATCTAAAGAATCAAATCAATGAGATACGCCACGGTCACATCCACATCCCGTCCCTAAATATTGATTATGACGTCCCGGATGAAATTCGCTCCACTCACCATTGGTTGAATCGAATATACATATGGGTGGGAGCCTCCCTATTGGGGGTGGCGGCCATTGTCTTCGCCACCCTTTCAGATGAGGCGGCGGGTATTTTTTATAGACTGTATGAGCGCTATAATTGGGCTCCTTTTGTTGTTACGCCCCTGGGCTTGGTGGGCCTACGCTATTTGGTAACGCGCTATTTTCCCGCAGCGGAGGGCTCAGGTATCCCTCAGGTGATTGCGGCTCTACAGCCAGACTGTGCGAATGCCGATAAAATCCTCAACTTTAAGCAGGGGGTGGGAAAGATTGTCGGTACTGTCATGGGGCTCCTGTGCGGGGCTAGCATTGGTCGTGAGGGTCCGACGGTGCAATTGGGTGCCATTATCTTGAAAAGCTTTGGGCGTTATTTGAGGGCTCCAGTCTTGTATTCTCCGCGATCCCTGATTTTGGCTGGTGGAGCGGCTGGTGTGTCTGCGGCCTTTAATACGCCGATAGCGGGAATTGTTTTTGCTATCGAGGAGTTGGGAAGGTCATTTTATGAGAAGGAAACATCGGTTCTTCTCATGGCCATTGTGGTTTCGGGTTTGACGGCCTTGTCGATTAGTGGACAATACTTTTACTTTGGTGTGGCGGCAGCTAGCCTAAGTGGATTTGGTCTTCTCTACGCGGCTCCGGTCGGACTCGTTGGGGGCGCCCTCGGCGGTCTTTTTAGTTTGGCTGTTGTGCGGGGGACGGCAAAAATGTCTTCCCTTGCTGGGCGAAAGGCATGGATCTGGACTCTTGTGCTTGCCGTTCTTATTGCGGCAATTGGGTTTTTCACAGATGGGTCGACCTTTGGTACGGGCTATGAGGAGGCTCGTCATCTGTTGGGGCATCCTTCGGGTTTTTCCGTGTTTCCCTTTGCCAAGATACTAGCTACGTTACTCTCCTATTTTTTGGGTATTCCCGGTGGTATTTTTTCACCCACTTTGTCGATCGGTGCCGGCATTGGCTCCATTATGGCCCATCTGTTCGACACTCCCTTTTACCAGGCTTTTGTCCTGCTTGGGATGGTGAGCTTTTTTGCGGGCGTGATTCGTTCACCGATAACCGCGGTGATCATTGTCTCCGAGATGACTCATAACCATAGCCTCCTCTTTCCTTTGCTTTTGGCATCTCTTGCCTCTTATGGAACTTCCATGTTGATTCAAAGAGAGTCCCTCTATATGGCTTTGGCCCGACGCTATTTATGA
- a CDS encoding TIGR04283 family arsenosugar biosynthesis glycosyltransferase, with the protein MENPELSVIIPTLNESHSIAVLLDDLGRQRGLRFELIVGDGGSTDNTINLVKAWGGRVMRAPKGRGAQLNAAVTMARADWFLFLHADSRIPSETLLSDALLYLQDEVQRNGSHQVAGHFGLQFLRRHGGHDMAYRYVEEKTRFNRVNTTNGDQGFLMSRQYFSELGGFDDSLPFLEDQKLAEKIRSQGHWVLLPGFLQTSARRFEVEGFHRRYILMGIIMGLHSTGAESFFKRAPAVYKEQDKTGSLKLWPFFKILWVMQVKDMGLKGSVKAWYRVGEYVRQNSWQMFYFFDIWMRSWLGPGRYPFLRFHDQVFYPLTNNAVCSAINGCLVFVWFMLILGPYFFFVDSRQAPPGKNKASHMGEA; encoded by the coding sequence GTGGAGAATCCTGAACTCTCAGTCATTATCCCTACCCTCAATGAATCGCACAGCATTGCGGTACTCCTCGACGATTTAGGGCGCCAGAGAGGCCTGCGTTTCGAATTGATCGTTGGCGATGGTGGATCGACGGACAATACCATCAATCTTGTAAAGGCTTGGGGTGGTCGAGTGATGAGAGCTCCCAAAGGAAGAGGGGCTCAACTCAACGCCGCAGTAACCATGGCCAGGGCGGATTGGTTTTTGTTTCTGCATGCGGATTCGAGAATTCCAAGCGAGACCTTGTTAAGTGACGCTTTGTTGTACCTACAGGATGAGGTGCAGAGAAATGGAAGCCATCAGGTTGCCGGTCACTTTGGCCTGCAGTTTCTCCGTCGTCATGGAGGCCATGATATGGCCTATCGTTATGTGGAAGAAAAGACCCGATTTAATAGGGTCAATACCACTAATGGGGATCAGGGCTTTCTCATGAGTCGCCAGTACTTTTCGGAGCTGGGAGGGTTTGATGATTCCCTGCCCTTCTTGGAAGACCAAAAGCTGGCAGAAAAGATCCGGAGCCAGGGGCATTGGGTCCTTCTGCCAGGATTCCTGCAGACCAGTGCCCGGCGCTTTGAAGTGGAGGGCTTCCATCGGCGCTACATTTTAATGGGAATCATCATGGGTCTGCACTCAACCGGAGCGGAGAGCTTTTTTAAACGGGCCCCCGCCGTATATAAAGAGCAGGATAAAACCGGAAGTCTTAAGCTGTGGCCCTTTTTCAAAATTTTGTGGGTGATGCAAGTTAAAGATATGGGGCTTAAGGGGAGCGTTAAGGCCTGGTATCGGGTGGGCGAATACGTGAGGCAAAACTCCTGGCAGATGTTTTATTTTTTCGATATCTGGATGCGGTCATGGCTCGGACCCGGCCGCTATCCATTTCTGCGATTTCATGATCAGGTGTTTTATCCGCTAACCAACAATGCGGTGTGCAGTGCTATTAATGGGTGTTTGGTTTTTGTTTGGTTTATGCTGATTCTTGGTCCCTACTTCTTTTTTGTCGATAGCCGGCAGGCCCCACCTGGCAAAAATAAAGCCTCTCACATGGGAGAGGCTTAA
- a CDS encoding DUF493 family protein, giving the protein MKPRYPGDHIKFKAILDKEYNWPCEYMFKFIVPKDSLPQVEALFPNNEIQFRDSRKGNYVSATISLEVDCADLVIAIYEKAAKINGLIAL; this is encoded by the coding sequence ATGAAACCTCGCTACCCTGGTGACCACATTAAGTTCAAAGCCATTCTTGATAAGGAATACAACTGGCCCTGCGAGTATATGTTTAAGTTCATTGTCCCCAAGGATTCCCTGCCCCAGGTCGAAGCCCTGTTTCCCAATAACGAAATCCAATTCCGCGATTCGCGCAAAGGCAACTACGTCAGCGCCACCATTAGCCTAGAGGTGGACTGCGCCGATCTAGTTATCGCCATCTACGAAAAGGCAGCCAAAATCAACGGCCTCATCGCCCTCTAA